One part of the Astatotilapia calliptera chromosome 9, fAstCal1.2, whole genome shotgun sequence genome encodes these proteins:
- the LOC113029784 gene encoding SH3 domain-containing kinase-binding protein 1-like, translating into MQRIYMHSNEHFEVFTTVLAPQGRYRYRAEAEKMVVVHRYRPHWPDELELSPGDVTLVLSKHEEGRWFGQLQNGQRGYFPASCVMELRQANLPPKGLRRSLSVRTTPGDSERGRYGNGHILQAFKRGSRGGGGGVGLEKGQGEREGPFLVRSSQIPLPQPVASQPQAQRSPNLLHRILSKCRKKIECQGATNGAFEGD; encoded by the exons ATGCAGCGCATCTACATGCACAGCAATGAACACTTTGAGGTTTTCACCACTGTCCTTGCTCCACAAG GGAGGTATCGATACAGAGCAGAAGCTGAAAAG ATGGTAGTGGTGCACAGGTACAGGCCCCACTGGCCTGACGAGCTGGAGCTGTCTCCAGGTGACGTcaccctggtgctgtccaaacACGAGGAAGGGAGGTGGTTTGGGCAGTTGCAGAATGGGCAGCGAGGTTATTTCCCCGCCTCATGCGTGATGGAGCTGCGCCAG GCAAATCTGCCTCCCAAAGGCCTTCGGAGGAGTTTATCTGTGAGGACTACACCCGGTGACAGTGAACGCGGCAGATATGGGAA TGGACACATTCTGCAGGCATTCAAGAGGGGGagcagaggaggtggaggaggagtggGGCTGGAGAAGGGCCAGGGTGAGCGTGAAGGCCCTTTCCTGGTTCGGAGCTCCCAGATCCCTTTGCCTCAGCCCGTGGCCTCTCAGCCCCAGGCACAGAGATCTCCAAACTTGCTCCACAGGATCTTGTCCAAGTGCCGGAAAAAGATTGAATGCCAGGGAGCCACCAATGGGGCCTTCGAGGGCGACTAA
- the rrs1 gene encoding ribosome biogenesis regulatory protein homolog: MAACSVEELLAKAEAQEAETLKSISVQKELDLEFDIGNLLACDKNRIEPRDLREKSREDFLRALARDNTQLLVNEIWKQPTERVEEAIVAKLPEPTTRLPREKLPPKPRPPTKWEQFAKLKGIKKKKKTNLVWDETAKEWKRRWGYKRAGDDTKEWLIEVPESADPNEDQFAKRVKAKKERVAKNELNRLKNIARSQKVKIPAVTLTPKASQSKDELARAESVAKTSTASLGRFQDRLPKENPAKKGKKRKFEPLIGNFSNEKQKQLELLKVMDTKKPKLDITKAVNKQMRQEDREEAAAKHKKAAGKKGRKGGSMGGKARGKGGKGKAAGGGGGKRRGKPGKR; the protein is encoded by the coding sequence ATGGCAGCGTGCAGTGTAGAGGAGTTGTTGGCTAAAGCTGAGGCGCAAGAGGCGGAAACGCTGAAAAGCATATCAGTCCAGAAAGAGCTGGACCTGGAGTTTGACATCGGGAACCTGCTGGCGTGTGACAAAAACCGCATCGAGCCTCGCGACCTCcgggagaagagcagagaggACTTTCTGCGCGCTCTCGCTCGCGACAACACGCAGCTTCTCGTCAACGAAATATGGAAACAGCCCACGGAGAGGGTCGAGGAGGCGATAGTGGCCAAACTGCCGGAGCCGACGACCCGGCTTCCCAGAGAGAAGCTACCACCGAAACCCAGACCTCCAACAAAATGGGAGCAGTTCGCCAAGCTGAAAGgcataaagaagaagaagaagaccaaCCTGGTGTGGGATGAAACCGCAAAGGAGTGGAAGAGGCGCTGGGGCTACAAGAGGGCCGGCGATGACACCAAAGAGTGGCTGATCGAGGTGCCCGAGAGCGCAGACCCGAATGAGGACCAGTTCGCCAAACGCGTCAAAGCCAAGAAGGAGAGGGTGGCCAAAAACGAGCTCAACAGGCTGAAAAACATCGCCAGATCGCAGAAAGTCAAGATCCCTGCTGTAACCCTGACCCCCAAAGCCAGCCAGTCCAAAGACGAGCTGGCCAGAGCCGAGAGTGTGGCCAAAACCTCCACAGCATCCTTGGGGAGGTTTCAGGACCGCCTGCCCAAGGAGAACCCAGCAAAGAAGGGCAAGAAGAGGAAATTCGAGCCCCTCATTGGCAACTTTTCTAATGAAAAGCAGAAGCAGCTGGAGCTCCTGAAAGTCATGGACACTAAGAAGCCCAAGTTGGACATCACCAAAGCTGTGAATAAACAGATGAGGCAGGAGGACCGAGAGGAGGCTGCTGCAAAACACAAGAAGGCAGCAGGGAAGAAGGGACGTAAAGGCGGCAGCATGGGTGGAAAGGCCAGAGGAAAAGGTGGGAAAGGAAAAGCAgctggagggggaggagggaagAGAAGAGGCAAACCTGGGAAGCGCTGA